The Streptomyces camelliae genome window below encodes:
- a CDS encoding NAD(P)H-dependent flavin oxidoreductase, with amino-acid sequence MQTELSKRLGVEHAVFGFTPFPAVAAAISRAGGFGVLGAVRYTAPDDLKRDLDWIEAHVGDRPYGLDVVMPAKKVEGVTEADVEAMIPEGHRQFVRDTLARHGVPELAEGEASGWRITGWMEQVARTQLDVAFDYPIKLLANALGSPPADVVARAHERDVLVAALAGSARHARKHQEAGIDIVVAQGYEAGGHTGEIATMVLTPEIVDAVDPLPVLAAGGIGSGQQVAAALTLGAQGVWLGSIWLTTTEADLHSPALTRKLLAAGSGDTVRSRALTGKPARQLRTEWTDAWDDPAGPGTLPMPLQGLLVAEAVSRIQKYEVEPLLGTPVGQIVGRMSSERSVQAVVDDLTRGFERAVDRINRIAGRSGQS; translated from the coding sequence ATGCAGACGGAGCTGAGCAAGAGACTGGGAGTCGAGCACGCCGTCTTCGGCTTCACGCCGTTCCCTGCCGTCGCCGCGGCCATCAGCCGGGCCGGCGGCTTCGGCGTGCTCGGCGCGGTCCGCTACACCGCCCCCGACGACCTCAAACGCGACCTCGACTGGATCGAGGCGCACGTGGGCGACCGGCCGTACGGGCTGGACGTGGTCATGCCCGCGAAGAAGGTCGAGGGCGTGACCGAGGCGGACGTCGAGGCGATGATCCCCGAGGGGCACCGGCAGTTCGTACGGGACACCCTCGCCCGGCACGGGGTGCCGGAACTGGCCGAGGGCGAAGCGTCCGGGTGGCGCATCACCGGGTGGATGGAGCAGGTCGCCCGCACCCAGCTCGACGTCGCCTTCGACTATCCGATCAAGCTGCTCGCCAACGCCCTCGGCTCGCCGCCCGCCGACGTCGTCGCCCGCGCCCACGAACGGGACGTCCTGGTCGCCGCGCTCGCCGGCAGCGCCCGGCACGCCCGCAAACACCAGGAGGCGGGCATCGACATCGTCGTCGCCCAGGGCTACGAGGCAGGCGGCCACACCGGGGAGATCGCCACGATGGTGCTCACCCCCGAGATCGTGGACGCCGTCGACCCGCTGCCCGTCCTCGCCGCCGGCGGCATCGGCAGCGGACAGCAGGTGGCCGCCGCGCTCACCCTCGGCGCCCAGGGTGTGTGGCTGGGCTCCATATGGCTGACCACCACAGAAGCCGATCTGCACTCGCCCGCCCTGACCCGCAAGCTGCTCGCCGCCGGGTCCGGGGACACCGTCCGCTCCCGCGCCCTGACGGGCAAGCCCGCACGGCAGCTCCGCACCGAGTGGACCGACGCCTGGGACGATCCGGCCGGACCCGGCACCCTGCCCATGCCGCTGCAGGGACTGCTGGTGGCCGAGGCGGTCTCCCGGATCCAGAAGTACGAGGTCGAACCGCTGCTCGGCACCCCCGTCGGGCAGATCGTCGGCCGGATGAGCAGCGAGCGCAGCGTCCAGGCCGTCGTCGACGACCTCACCCGCGGCTTCGAGCGGGCCGTGGACCGCATCAACCGCATCGCCGGGAGGAGCGGCCAGTCGTGA
- a CDS encoding acyl-CoA synthetase, whose translation MSTPPAGFWAEAARHPDHTVLIAPDGEEWTAGRLHAAANRLVHGLRAAGLERGDSFAVVLPNGVEFFTAYLAATQAGLYLVPVNHHLVGPEIAWIVADSGAKVLIAHERFGAAARAAADEAGLPSCHRYAVGEVEDFRPYGQLLDGQPESAPTGRELGWVMNYTSGTTGRPRGIRRPLPGKAPEEAYLGGFLGIFGIKPFDDNVHLVCSPLYHTAVLQFAGASLHIGHRLVLMDKWTPEEMLRRIDTHRCTHTHMVPTQFHRLLALPDEVRARYDVSSMRHAIHGAAPCPDHVKRAMIDWWGHCVEEYYAASEGGGAFATAEDWLKKPGTVGKAWPISELAVFDDDGNRLPPGRLGTVYMKMSTGGFSYHKDEAKTRKNRIGDFFTVGDLGVLDEDGYLFLRDRKIDMIISGGVNIYPAEIESVLLSHPAVADAAAFGIPHDDWGEEVKAVVEPAPGHEPGPALAAALLDHCARQLAAYKRPKSVDFIAEMPRDPNGKLYKRRLRDPYWAGRTRPV comes from the coding sequence GTGAGCACGCCGCCCGCCGGTTTCTGGGCCGAGGCCGCCCGGCACCCCGATCACACCGTCCTCATCGCCCCCGACGGCGAGGAGTGGACCGCCGGACGCCTGCACGCCGCCGCCAACCGGCTCGTCCACGGGCTGCGCGCGGCCGGTCTCGAACGCGGCGACTCCTTCGCCGTCGTGCTGCCCAACGGCGTCGAGTTCTTCACCGCCTACCTGGCCGCCACCCAGGCCGGTCTCTATCTGGTCCCGGTCAACCACCACCTCGTCGGCCCAGAGATCGCCTGGATCGTCGCCGACTCCGGCGCCAAGGTGCTCATCGCCCACGAGCGGTTCGGCGCCGCCGCGCGCGCCGCCGCCGACGAGGCGGGACTGCCGTCGTGTCACCGGTACGCGGTCGGCGAGGTCGAGGACTTCCGGCCGTACGGCCAACTCCTCGACGGCCAGCCGGAGTCGGCCCCCACGGGCCGCGAACTCGGCTGGGTCATGAACTACACCTCCGGTACGACCGGACGCCCGCGCGGCATCCGCCGACCGCTGCCCGGCAAGGCGCCGGAGGAGGCCTACCTCGGCGGCTTTCTCGGCATCTTCGGCATCAAGCCGTTCGACGACAACGTCCACCTGGTCTGCTCACCGCTCTACCACACGGCCGTCCTGCAGTTCGCGGGCGCGTCCCTGCACATCGGCCACCGGCTGGTGCTGATGGACAAGTGGACTCCTGAGGAGATGCTCCGCCGCATCGACACCCACCGGTGCACGCACACCCATATGGTCCCGACCCAGTTCCACCGGCTGCTGGCCCTCCCGGACGAGGTGAGGGCCCGTTACGACGTCTCGTCCATGCGGCACGCCATCCACGGCGCCGCCCCCTGCCCGGACCACGTCAAGCGGGCCATGATCGACTGGTGGGGGCACTGTGTGGAGGAGTACTACGCGGCCAGTGAGGGCGGTGGTGCCTTCGCCACTGCCGAGGACTGGCTGAAGAAGCCCGGCACGGTCGGCAAGGCCTGGCCCATCAGCGAACTCGCGGTCTTCGACGACGACGGCAACCGGCTGCCGCCCGGCCGACTCGGCACCGTCTACATGAAGATGAGCACCGGGGGCTTCTCGTACCACAAGGACGAGGCCAAGACCCGCAAGAACCGCATCGGTGACTTCTTCACCGTCGGCGACCTCGGCGTACTCGACGAGGACGGCTACCTGTTCCTGCGTGACCGAAAGATCGACATGATCATCTCCGGCGGGGTCAACATCTACCCGGCGGAGATCGAGTCCGTGCTCCTCTCCCACCCGGCCGTCGCCGACGCCGCCGCCTTCGGCATCCCGCACGACGACTGGGGCGAGGAGGTCAAGGCCGTGGTCGAACCGGCCCCCGGCCACGAACCCGGCCCGGCCCTCGCCGCCGCCCTGCTGGACCACTGCGCGCGGCAACTCGCCGCCTACAAGCGGCCCAAGAGCGTCGACTTCATCGCCGAGATGCCCCGCGACCCCAACGGCAAGCTGTACAAGCGGCGCCTGCGGGACCCGTACTGGGCGGGCCGCACACGTCCGGTCTGA
- a CDS encoding penicillin acylase family protein, producing the protein MRSHLRRLAVTAVALLTASSALPAAAAGRPSRPEHPSHGGLSAVIRYTEYGIPHIVARDYPDLGFGTGWAQAADQVCTLADGFVTVRGDRSRFFGPDAKTDLSLSSASDNLSSDLYFRGVRQAGTVRKLLAAPAPLGPSNDVKDLMRGFAAGYNAWLKQHRITDPACRDAAWVRPVSTLDVAARFYALAVLGGQGGAVDDITSAQPPTGSAAHPRNVDAQALITSVRARTADADMGSNAVAFSGATTANGRGLLLGNPHYPWQGGRRFWQSQETIPGELNVAGGSLLGSPVISIGYNAHVAWSHTVATGVPYNLTRLTLDPADPTVYLVDGERERMTRRTVTVAVKDGAPVTRTQWWTRYGPVVAHAQGNPPLPWTTTTAYAFSDPNATNMRFADTSLDFAKARSTADVLASLDRHQGLPWVNTIAADSSGHTLYTQSQVLPRITDDLVARCSTDLGRQTYPAAGLAVLDGSRGDCAPGSDPDAVQPGIFGPARMPTLKDAPYAENSNNSAWLTNADRPLTGYERIFGTVGTERSLRTRGAIEDVAAMAQRGGLTVRDLQHQEFTDRAPAGELAAADAARACAALPGGTATASDGTRVDVGAACPVLAAWDRTMGTGSRGALLFDRFWRKLTSAVPSGLLWKVPFSAADPVRTPNTLNTGTPAFATALADTVQELRAAGFALDSPLGEHQFVVRDGRRIPVPGGTERLGVWNKVEGVWNAAQGGYAEVTTGSSHIQAVGWDGSPCPVARTLLTYSQSSNPDSPHSSDQTRLFSGERWVTARFCEKDILSSPALQVVPVHDR; encoded by the coding sequence TTGCGCAGCCACCTGAGACGACTGGCCGTCACGGCCGTCGCCCTGCTCACCGCCTCGTCCGCGCTCCCGGCCGCCGCGGCCGGGCGGCCGAGCCGGCCGGAACACCCCTCGCACGGCGGGCTGTCCGCCGTCATCCGCTACACCGAGTACGGCATTCCGCACATCGTCGCCAGGGACTACCCGGACCTCGGCTTCGGCACGGGCTGGGCGCAGGCCGCCGACCAGGTGTGCACGCTCGCCGACGGCTTCGTGACCGTACGCGGCGACCGCTCGCGCTTCTTCGGACCGGACGCGAAGACCGATCTGTCGCTGTCCTCCGCCTCCGACAACCTCTCCAGCGACCTGTACTTCCGTGGGGTGCGGCAGGCCGGCACGGTGCGCAAGCTGCTCGCCGCACCCGCACCACTGGGCCCGAGCAACGACGTGAAGGACCTGATGCGGGGCTTCGCCGCCGGCTACAACGCCTGGCTGAAGCAGCACCGGATCACCGATCCGGCATGCCGGGACGCCGCCTGGGTGCGGCCGGTGAGCACCCTGGACGTGGCCGCCCGGTTCTACGCCCTCGCGGTGCTCGGCGGCCAGGGCGGCGCCGTGGACGACATCACCTCGGCGCAGCCTCCCACCGGCTCCGCGGCCCACCCGCGAAACGTGGACGCACAGGCACTGATCACATCCGTGCGGGCCCGGACCGCCGACGCGGACATGGGCTCGAACGCGGTCGCCTTCAGCGGCGCCACCACGGCGAACGGCCGCGGTCTGCTGCTGGGCAACCCGCACTACCCGTGGCAGGGCGGACGCCGGTTCTGGCAGTCGCAGGAGACCATTCCGGGCGAGCTGAACGTCGCGGGCGGCTCGCTGCTCGGCTCGCCGGTCATCTCCATCGGCTACAACGCACATGTGGCGTGGAGCCATACGGTCGCCACCGGTGTGCCGTACAACCTGACCCGGCTCACCCTCGACCCGGCCGACCCCACCGTCTACCTGGTCGACGGCGAGCGGGAGCGGATGACCCGGCGGACCGTGACCGTGGCCGTCAAGGACGGCGCTCCGGTCACCCGGACCCAGTGGTGGACCCGCTACGGCCCGGTCGTCGCCCACGCCCAGGGCAACCCGCCGCTGCCCTGGACCACCACGACGGCCTACGCGTTCAGCGACCCGAACGCCACGAACATGCGGTTCGCGGACACCTCGCTGGACTTCGCCAAGGCGCGCTCCACGGCGGACGTCCTCGCGTCCCTCGACCGGCACCAGGGACTGCCCTGGGTGAACACCATCGCCGCGGACTCCTCGGGCCACACCCTCTACACCCAGTCGCAGGTGCTGCCCCGCATCACCGACGACCTCGTGGCGCGGTGCTCCACCGACCTCGGCAGGCAGACCTACCCGGCGGCAGGACTCGCGGTGCTCGACGGTTCCCGCGGCGACTGCGCGCCCGGCAGCGACCCCGACGCCGTCCAGCCCGGCATCTTCGGGCCCGCCCGCATGCCCACGCTCAAGGACGCCCCGTACGCGGAGAACTCCAACAACAGCGCCTGGCTGACCAACGCCGACCGGCCGCTGACCGGGTACGAGCGGATCTTCGGCACGGTCGGCACCGAACGCTCGCTGCGCACCCGGGGCGCGATCGAGGACGTGGCGGCCATGGCGCAGCGAGGCGGGCTGACCGTCCGCGACCTGCAGCACCAGGAGTTCACCGACCGGGCGCCCGCGGGAGAGCTCGCCGCGGCCGACGCGGCCAGGGCCTGTGCCGCGCTGCCCGGCGGCACCGCGACGGCGAGCGACGGCACGCGGGTCGACGTCGGCGCGGCCTGCCCGGTGCTCGCCGCATGGGACCGGACCATGGGCACCGGCAGCCGGGGCGCCCTGCTGTTCGACCGGTTCTGGCGGAAGCTGACGAGCGCGGTGCCGTCCGGCCTGCTGTGGAAGGTGCCGTTCTCGGCGGCGGATCCGGTCCGCACGCCGAACACGCTGAACACCGGCACCCCGGCCTTCGCCACGGCGCTCGCGGACACGGTGCAGGAGCTGCGGGCGGCGGGCTTCGCGCTGGACTCCCCGCTCGGGGAGCACCAGTTCGTGGTGCGCGACGGCCGGCGCATCCCCGTGCCCGGCGGCACGGAGCGGCTCGGCGTGTGGAACAAGGTCGAGGGCGTCTGGAACGCGGCGCAGGGCGGCTACGCGGAGGTGACGACGGGCTCCAGTCACATCCAGGCCGTCGGCTGGGACGGCAGCCCCTGCCCGGTGGCCCGCACGCTGCTGACGTACTCCCAGTCCTCGAACCCGGACTCGCCCCACTCCAGCGACCAGACCCGGCTGTTCTCCGGTGAGCGGTGGGTGACGGCCCGGTTCTGCGAGAAGGACATCCTGTCCTCGCCCGCGCTCCAGGTCGTCCCCGTGCACGACCGCTGA
- a CDS encoding acyl-CoA synthetase yields the protein MTQGHGSTVDGVLRRSARRTPARVAVEYGERRWTYEELDDAVSRAASVLLAEGLAPGDRVAAYGHNSDGYLIAFLACARAGLVHVPVNQSLTGDDLAYLLTQSGSTLVLADPGLAARLPDGVRVLPLRDTADSLLARQAEAPPYEGPEPRTEDLVQLLYTSGTTALPKGAMMTHRALVHEYLSAITALDLSAGDRPVHALPLYHSAQMHVFLLPYLAVGATSIILDSPDGDRLFDLIEAGRVDSLFAPPTVWIGLAGRPDFATRDLDGLRKAYYGASIMPVPVLERLRARLPGLAFYNCFGQSEIGPLATVLAPDEHEGRLDSCGRTVLFVDARVVDDKGEDVPDGTPGEIVYRSPQLCEGYWDKPEETAEAFRDGWFHSGDLAVRDADGYFTIVDRVKDVINSGGVLVASRQVEDALYTHEAVAEVAVVGLPDDRWIEAVTAIVVARSEVTEDQLITHVKERLAAFKAPKRVVFVDELPRNASGKILKRELRDRFGG from the coding sequence ATGACGCAGGGACACGGCAGCACGGTTGACGGGGTGCTGCGGCGCAGCGCCCGGCGCACCCCGGCGCGGGTCGCGGTGGAGTACGGCGAGCGCCGGTGGACGTACGAGGAACTCGACGACGCCGTCTCCCGCGCGGCCTCGGTGCTGCTCGCCGAGGGGCTCGCGCCGGGCGACCGGGTCGCCGCCTACGGCCACAACTCCGACGGCTACCTGATCGCCTTCCTCGCCTGTGCCCGCGCGGGGCTGGTCCATGTGCCGGTCAACCAGAGCCTCACCGGCGACGACCTGGCGTATCTCCTCACCCAGTCCGGCAGCACCCTCGTCCTCGCCGATCCGGGCCTGGCCGCCCGACTCCCGGACGGCGTACGGGTGTTGCCCCTCAGGGACACGGCGGACTCGCTGCTGGCCCGCCAGGCGGAGGCACCGCCGTACGAGGGCCCGGAGCCGCGCACCGAGGATCTGGTGCAGTTGCTGTACACCTCCGGTACGACGGCCCTGCCCAAGGGGGCGATGATGACCCACCGGGCGCTGGTGCACGAGTACTTGAGCGCGATCACCGCCCTCGACCTGAGCGCCGGCGACCGCCCGGTGCACGCGCTGCCGCTGTACCACTCGGCGCAGATGCATGTGTTCCTGCTGCCGTATCTGGCGGTCGGCGCGACCAGCATCATCCTGGACAGCCCTGACGGGGACCGTCTCTTCGACCTGATCGAAGCGGGCCGCGTGGACAGCTTGTTCGCACCGCCCACGGTGTGGATCGGCCTGGCGGGCCGGCCCGACTTCGCCACCCGTGACCTCGACGGCCTGCGCAAGGCCTATTACGGCGCCTCGATCATGCCCGTCCCGGTCCTGGAGCGTCTTCGCGCACGCCTGCCGGGGCTGGCCTTCTACAACTGCTTCGGGCAGAGCGAGATCGGCCCGCTCGCCACGGTGCTCGCCCCCGACGAACACGAGGGCCGGCTGGACTCCTGCGGCCGTACGGTGCTCTTCGTGGACGCGCGGGTCGTGGACGACAAGGGCGAGGACGTGCCCGACGGCACCCCCGGTGAAATCGTGTACCGCTCACCGCAGTTGTGCGAGGGCTACTGGGACAAGCCCGAGGAGACCGCCGAGGCCTTCCGGGACGGCTGGTTCCACTCCGGCGACCTCGCCGTCCGCGACGCCGACGGCTACTTCACGATCGTGGACCGGGTGAAGGACGTCATCAACTCCGGCGGCGTACTGGTGGCTTCGCGCCAGGTCGAGGACGCCCTCTACACCCATGAGGCCGTCGCCGAGGTTGCGGTCGTCGGCCTGCCCGACGACCGCTGGATCGAGGCCGTCACGGCGATCGTCGTCGCCCGCAGCGAAGTGACGGAGGATCAGCTCATCACCCATGTGAAGGAGAGACTCGCCGCCTTCAAGGCTCCCAAACGGGTCGTGTTCGTCGACGAGTTGCCACGCAACGCCAGCGGCAAGATCCTCAAACGCGAACTACGGGACCGCTTCGGCGGCTAG
- a CDS encoding S1 RNA-binding domain-containing protein, which translates to MDGRSEQPELRAFLASLHRGELLSGTVAAIERFGVFVALDDGPAHPVFPGVGFITIPELSWTPVAAASDVVRVGQRVTCEFLQFDTWNLEARLSLRATRPDPFQEFADGIAVGQRLRGPVTKLVPFGVFVRVADGVEGLVHLQELSSPPAEAPSDVVRVGDEITVVVTGLDRERRRLTLSRRRVR; encoded by the coding sequence ATGGACGGGCGGTCCGAGCAACCGGAACTCCGGGCTTTTCTGGCATCCCTGCACCGCGGCGAGCTGCTGTCCGGCACGGTCGCGGCGATCGAGCGGTTCGGGGTGTTCGTGGCCCTGGACGACGGCCCCGCGCACCCGGTCTTCCCCGGCGTCGGCTTCATCACGATCCCCGAGCTGTCCTGGACACCGGTCGCGGCGGCGTCCGACGTCGTGCGGGTCGGGCAGCGCGTCACCTGCGAGTTCCTGCAGTTCGACACCTGGAACCTGGAGGCCAGGCTGTCCTTGCGGGCGACCCGGCCGGATCCCTTCCAGGAGTTCGCGGACGGCATCGCAGTGGGGCAGAGACTGCGCGGGCCGGTCACCAAGCTGGTTCCGTTCGGTGTCTTCGTGCGGGTCGCCGACGGCGTCGAGGGACTGGTCCACCTCCAAGAGCTCTCGTCGCCGCCTGCTGAGGCACCCTCGGACGTCGTCCGGGTGGGTGACGAGATCACGGTCGTCGTCACCGGCCTCGACCGGGAGCGACGCCGTCTGACGCTGTCCCGGCGCCGGGTGCGCTAG
- a CDS encoding ArsR/SmtB family transcription factor has product MTDTAPLPDTDPDLVNALRALSNPMRLQMLRWLREPERHFPTEKAIADPAEVGVCVSHIQAKAGLAQSTVSAYMAELQRAGLVRATRVGKWTHYKRDEERIAGLVAELGRSL; this is encoded by the coding sequence ATGACGGACACCGCCCCCCTCCCGGACACCGACCCTGACCTGGTCAACGCGCTGCGGGCGCTGTCCAACCCGATGCGGCTGCAGATGCTGCGCTGGCTGCGCGAGCCGGAGCGGCACTTCCCGACGGAGAAGGCCATCGCCGACCCGGCCGAGGTCGGTGTGTGCGTGAGCCACATCCAGGCGAAGGCGGGACTGGCCCAGTCGACCGTGTCGGCCTACATGGCCGAGCTCCAGCGCGCGGGCCTGGTCCGGGCCACCCGGGTGGGCAAGTGGACCCACTACAAGCGGGACGAGGAGCGCATCGCCGGCCTCGTCGCCGAGCTGGGCCGGAGCCTCTAG
- the paaK gene encoding phenylacetate--CoA ligase PaaK produces the protein MVDATELFDAGERLGPDELRALQLERLRASLRHAYAHVPFYRESFDKAGVRPEDCRSLADLARFPFTTKADLREHYPYGMFAVPRERIRRLHASSGTTGLPTVVGYTDSDLSMWADMVARSLRAAGARPGDIVHVAYGYGLFTGGLGAHYGAERLGCTVVPASGGMTARQVQLIRDLKPAVIMVTPSYMLTLLDEFERQGVDPRTTSLRVGVFGAEPWTEQMRSEIEERFAIDAVDVYGLSEVIGPGVAQECVETKDGLTVWEDHFYPEVVDPITGEVLPDGERGELVFTSLTKEAMPIVRYRTRDLTRLLPGTARVFRRMEKVTGRSDDMVILRGVNLFPTQIEEIVLRTPGVAPHFQLRLTREGRLDRLTVRAEARPDAPPEAREAAARSIVVAVKDGIGVSVDVEIVDPESLERSVGKIRRIVDLRPRDAGQ, from the coding sequence ATGGTGGATGCGACGGAGCTGTTCGACGCGGGCGAACGGCTCGGGCCCGATGAGCTGCGGGCACTTCAGCTGGAGCGGCTGCGCGCCTCGCTGCGGCACGCCTACGCGCACGTGCCGTTCTACCGGGAATCCTTCGACAAGGCCGGCGTCCGCCCCGAGGACTGCCGCTCACTGGCGGACCTCGCCCGCTTCCCGTTCACGACCAAGGCCGATCTGAGGGAGCACTACCCGTACGGCATGTTCGCGGTGCCCCGGGAGCGGATCCGCCGGCTGCACGCCTCCAGCGGCACCACGGGCCTGCCCACGGTGGTCGGCTACACGGACAGCGATCTTTCCATGTGGGCCGACATGGTGGCGCGCTCGCTCCGGGCGGCGGGCGCGCGGCCCGGTGACATCGTGCATGTCGCCTACGGCTATGGGCTGTTCACCGGTGGCCTGGGCGCTCACTACGGTGCCGAGCGCCTGGGCTGTACGGTCGTCCCGGCCTCCGGTGGCATGACGGCCCGGCAGGTGCAGCTGATCCGGGATCTGAAACCGGCCGTGATCATGGTGACCCCCTCGTACATGCTCACGCTGCTGGACGAGTTCGAACGGCAGGGCGTGGACCCGCGCACCACCTCGTTGCGGGTCGGTGTCTTCGGTGCCGAGCCCTGGACCGAGCAGATGCGTTCCGAGATCGAGGAACGGTTCGCGATCGACGCCGTCGACGTCTACGGACTGTCCGAGGTGATCGGTCCCGGTGTGGCGCAGGAGTGCGTGGAGACCAAGGACGGGCTGACCGTGTGGGAGGACCACTTCTATCCGGAGGTGGTCGATCCGATCACGGGCGAGGTGCTGCCGGACGGCGAGCGGGGTGAGCTGGTGTTCACCTCGCTGACCAAGGAGGCCATGCCGATCGTCCGCTACCGGACCCGGGATCTGACCCGGCTGCTGCCCGGCACGGCCCGGGTGTTCCGGCGGATGGAGAAGGTCACCGGGCGCAGCGACGACATGGTGATCCTGCGCGGGGTGAACCTGTTCCCGACCCAGATCGAGGAGATCGTGCTCCGCACGCCCGGGGTGGCGCCCCACTTCCAGCTCCGGCTGACCCGGGAGGGCCGCCTGGACCGGCTGACCGTCCGCGCCGAGGCCCGCCCGGACGCACCGCCCGAGGCGCGTGAGGCGGCGGCCCGCTCCATCGTCGTGGCCGTGAAGGACGGCATCGGGGTCTCGGTCGACGTGGAGATCGTGGACCCGGAGTCGCTGGAGCGGTCGGTGGGCAAGATCCGGCGGATCGTGGACCTGCGGCCGCGGGACGCAGGGCAGTGA
- a CDS encoding alpha/beta fold hydrolase, whose product MPTFTAPDGTPLAYHLRGEGDPLVVLPGGPMRASAYLGDLGGLTAHRRLALLDLRGTGDSALPADPETYRCDRMVEDVEAWRTHLGLEHMDLLAHSAGAALATLYAARYPQRIRRLLLITGNPSALGLRTTPEDRLAAARPRTAEPWFTEAFPAFRAWLAGEADFDDAFVPFFYGRWDAAARKHAEAEPAQTNDEAADRYFGDGAFTPDATRTALAALTAPVLVYAGEVDGGPRPGLARRAAEAFPKAEFTVQPGAGHFPWLDDPEWFADRVLAFLDGSAATALPSAE is encoded by the coding sequence ATGCCGACCTTCACCGCACCCGACGGCACCCCGCTCGCCTACCACCTGCGGGGCGAGGGCGATCCCCTGGTCGTCCTGCCCGGCGGCCCCATGCGCGCCTCGGCCTACCTCGGGGACCTCGGCGGGCTGACCGCGCACCGCCGCCTGGCCCTGCTGGACCTGCGCGGCACCGGCGACTCCGCACTGCCGGCGGACCCGGAGACGTACCGCTGCGACCGGATGGTCGAGGACGTGGAGGCGTGGCGTACGCACCTGGGCCTGGAACACATGGATCTGCTCGCCCACTCGGCCGGCGCGGCCCTGGCCACGCTCTACGCGGCCCGCTACCCGCAGCGGATACGCCGCCTGCTGCTGATCACCGGCAACCCCTCCGCCCTGGGTCTGCGGACGACCCCCGAGGACCGGCTGGCCGCGGCCCGGCCGCGCACGGCCGAACCCTGGTTCACAGAGGCCTTCCCGGCCTTCAGGGCCTGGCTGGCGGGCGAGGCCGACTTCGACGACGCGTTCGTACCGTTCTTCTACGGCCGCTGGGACGCCGCCGCCCGGAAGCACGCGGAGGCCGAGCCGGCGCAGACCAACGACGAGGCGGCCGACCGTTACTTCGGCGACGGGGCCTTCACCCCCGACGCGACCCGGACCGCTCTCGCCGCCCTGACCGCACCGGTCCTGGTGTACGCCGGCGAAGTCGACGGCGGCCCGCGCCCCGGTCTCGCCCGCCGTGCCGCCGAGGCCTTCCCGAAGGCCGAGTTCACCGTCCAGCCCGGCGCCGGCCACTTCCCCTGGCTGGACGATCCGGAGTGGTTCGCCGACCGCGTCCTCGCGTTCCTCGACGGATCCGCGGCCACGGCTCTGCCCTCGGCGGAGTAG